Genomic window (Ananas comosus cultivar F153 linkage group 1, ASM154086v1, whole genome shotgun sequence):
TTGAGGGTCGGGCGTTCTTTCCATCAGTTCCTGACCCCATCAAGCATACAACATTACAGCTTCGGCGGCTAAGTTTTTGGCCGAAaacttttccttcctcttcgaCATGCCTAATACTTGGGCATTCGCACATGAACCTCTTCTTCCCTCAAGAATGGAAGGTGATGCAGGTTACCCAAAATCTCCTCAGTAGCATCCACATCTATATGGAAGCTCATCATATTCATATCCTCATCGACTCCTCTAACATGCGATCCAACATCCGGATCCTTCACCTCCTCATTGATATTAATCCCCCTAAACTCGTTAATATTAGCAGCCTCcgcgacaggcggcggcggcacttCACTACCTCCTCCAAAAGATCTCCTTTTTGGGCCTACGCCGACCTTCTTCCTCGCCATGGTCTTCTTATTTCTCATGGACGGGGTCGAATTCTGGCTCCCGACACCGGCCCCGACCGCCTTCCCCTTATCTGGGGTTCCGGCAGGGCCGTATGCGGGCCGCGCCGAGCCGTCCTGCTTCTGATCGCCGGGGAACATCGGGTAGAAGGGCTTCCACCCGCTGGTGAGATCGGCGGCGGTGGGGAACCCTAGCGGGAAGAAGCCCCAGGCGCAGTAGTACATGTTGGTCCCGGGGACGATCGGGGGAGGGACGGCGATCTCGGCAGCGTGGAACGGGCGGTGGCAATTAGGGCATCGGAGGGAGCGGTTCTGGTAGGTTCGGTTGTACTGGTGCACGTGGCAGCAGGAGGGGCAAGCGGTCCAAAAGGCGCTTCCTTCGGaagcgggggcgggggcgggggcgggggaaGGGGAGGGTTTGGAGGGGGAGGGTTTCGAAGGCGCGGGGGTGGGGGAGGAGTCGAGGTGGAGCTCGGCGTCGAAAAGGGCCTTCTTGGAGGGGTCGGAGAGGAAGGCGAAGGCGTCGACGACGAGGCGGAGCGCGGCGTCGGCGCCGGGGTACTTGTTGCGGTCGGGGTggaggaggagcgcgaggcGGCGGTAGTGGCGCTTGACGGCGACGGgatcggcgccggcgccggcgccggagggGAGGCCGAGGACGGCGTACCAGTCGACGCGGCCGGAGCCGACGCGGCTCTGCGAGGCGAGGAGCACGTCGGCGACGGCGAGGATCTGGTCGGCGCCGTCGACGAGGGGGTCGGACTCGAGCGCCCGCTCCGCGAACCTCTTGCTCCCCACGAGATCCCTCGCGAAGAGCAGCTTCCCCGCGATCTCCAGCCACCTCTCCGCCTCCGCCCtactccctcctcctcccccgccgccgaccCCTCCGCCACCACCGTGAAACTCCATGGATGGATCTCTCTcgtgcgctctctctctctctctctctctctctctctcttctcggaGCGGAGGAAAAGGGGGGAAGGGCTATAAGGGTGTTCGAGGAGGAGAGGGCCCTTTTTTAATGACGAAAAAGGACGAGGCATTTTAGCGCAATAATAACGAGGTNGgggtccgcggcggcggaggagaggaggagggggtcgcgggcagtggagaggagggtgaggaggggggcgacggtgaagaaggatggtgaggagggaggcgacggtgaagaagaaggcgacggttcgccttttttttttcggcgagaaaaaaaaaaaagaacgacagaaacgaagaggagagagaaagaggaaagagaaaaagtaataaaggtattttggtcagtttgctgaaaaagcggaccgaatctgcaaaaacgaaaaaggtgacccggttttgcaaaagcccaaaataagtgaattttttatgcaaaaaggcctttaaaaaatttgaactgATAAATGTGAcgttgattttaattttataattataaatttttttaatacaaattaatttctttgataAGTTTTCTCATTACTATTCATCGGTGAATatattttagtaataaaattttcattgaaaatatttttttttttgagaaatagatagcaagctatctgtttcattcattaaaaaaataaactaagcggTACAGGATGAAAACAGCCGGAGCTTCTgagaaaagaagggaaaagaaaaaaggaaacaaaaaaaaaaaaggaaagattaAGAAATTATAATTCAACTGCATCAATACAGTGAACCTAATTACATTATACACTTTTTAAAATCTCTACGAGTCCGTGacatttttagataaaaattctTATCCTTTATTGGGTAAAAAGCTCAAACTGAGATTGATGTGATTGGTGGTTCTACGAATATAGATTTGTGGCTCAAAAAATTTATGtagatatataaaataatatatataatttttctatatatcGAGACGgtagaaattataatttaactgCATCAATACACTCAGcatgtcaaatttaaatattttccattGCATTTTTTCAACAACTCCGATTAAGTCCTAACTTAGGACTCCTCTTGATATCAATGAAAAAGATATTAACGGCTATTATTTAGGTTTataaaaactattttaaaagCTGGGCCAAGCAGATACAACATCCTAAGCCCAATTTAAACGGTTGCCGCCTAAATTTGGGCCGGATTATGGCGTCCATTATGGGCTTGCCCGGCCCATTAAGGAGAACAGTTTCCAATCATTTGTGTAGTTTTAATGAAGTAAATAAACTTTTGGAGAAGCCATTGCTGTACCAAAAACATGCTTTATCTGTTGGAATAgcatttctttttattgtttttttaccatctctctttttctttttcatatatGTGTTCATCATTCTATGCACTCAAACAATCAATTTCACACAAGTATGTCATATTAcaataaatctttttttatttttatgttttttttcatccaatacTGAAGAGCATTGACAATATAAATgattgaatgaaaaataaattgtgTGATCCAAAGTCACACTTgaacttctttttttgtttgtaaacCTTCAATCTATATATGAAGAAGAAATAGCAGGAGATTGGGTTATGTTACTCAACATGTTTAGCGCGACACACGGTTGGTCAACAGGTACCTGCGGAGATAACAAATATTTCAACTCCgagatacttaaaaaaaaaaaaaaaaaagcttgagAACCACATAGTTGAAAGGAAATTAGTAGTTCATGTTCATATTCAGATACTTATTTGGGGGCATTGATTTATGC
Coding sequences:
- the LOC109719078 gene encoding uncharacterized protein LOC109719078 — translated: MEFHGGGGGVGGGGGGGSRAEAERWLEIAGKLLFARDLVGSKRFAERALESDPLVDGADQILAVADVLLASQSRVGSGRVDWYAVLGLPSGAGAGADPVAVKRHYRRLALLLHPDRNKYPGADAALRLVVDAFAFLSDPSKKALFDAELHLDSSPTPAPSKPSPSKPSPSPAPAPAPASEGSAFWTACPSCCHVHQYNRTYQNRSLRCPNCHRPFHAAEIAVPPPIVPGTNMYYCAWGFFPLGFPTAADLTSGWKPFYPMFPGDQKQDGSARPAYGPAGTPDKGKAVGAGVGSQNSTPSMRNKKTMARKKVGVGPKRRSFGGGSEVPPPPVAEAANINEFRGININEEVKDPDVGSHVRGVDEDMNMMSFHIDVDATEEILGNLHHLPFLREEEVHVRMPKY